ATGGTCGACCCAACCCGGCTATTCATGGGTGACCAACTGGCCGTGATGCGATTTAATGAAGCCGGTAAGCCGGGTGCTGAGTTGCCGGTTGCTGTAGTGACTGACAGATTGCGTGAGTTGTTTGGCGATGATCCTGAGTTGGACCTGCCGATGACAGAGGGCGACATTATGGAACTCGAACTGATGGGAGAGCGGGCTAGTTTTGATGGGTTTATCTATGTCGGTGTAAACGGTATACAAAGAGTTGTCATCGAGTTCTACGACAACTCATGGGATGAGCCGGTGCACGAATTCCGGCACGAGATCACGCGCGTGCTAGACGTGTTGGTCGCTCTTGCACTCGAAACAGGTGCGCGCCTGTTTGATGTCGCCGATCCCGACAAGTCCAACTTGACGACGTCACAGGCACTCGACCTGCTTGCGCCGGCCAATCCGCCTGACGTTGGATGACCGCGCAGGTCGGGCGGAGCGATGAGGTCGTGGTGGGGATGTGGCGCGTGTAACCCGGGCAGGCCCCGGCCTGCCGGCAATAGCCGGCCCCGCACCCTCCGCGCCGCATCCCCGCCACGGCCGGCCGTGACTCGCCCTACGGCGCGGCGGTGCGACGGCCGCCGCGCCCGGCCGCTGCCGGCCCACCACATCACCGGTCAACGGTCTGTCGTTCTGCGGCGGCCCTCCGGGCTTCCCCCGCTTCCGCGCTAGCCGCCGGGCGTGACGGCCGCAGAGCGCCAGCGGCAGCGGCCGGCGCGCGCCCAGGCGGCAGCGCGCGCGGCCCGTTGCGGGCCGCCTTGATAGACGTACAGAAGGTCCTCACCACCTGGCCGGCAGTCGACATGGCCGGCAGCCGGCCTGTCCGGTCTCGGGACCTGCGTGACACATCCGTATCAGGACCTGCGTGACACGCGGTGAGTGGCAGCGAACACCGGGCGCCCTGGTCGCAAGGCGCGGCTTCAGCTCAGCGTGGTGGGGCGCTGATGTTCAGCCGGTTGCCGCGGACGTCTTCACCACCTGGTACATGGCGTGGTCCTGCCACCGGCCGGCGATGTTGAGGTACTCCGGCGCCATGCCGAACCGCACGAACCCGTTACGTTTCAGCACCCGCTGCGATCCGGCGTTGTGCAGCAGCGTCTCCGCCTGCACCCGATGCAGCCCCAACTGCTCGAAGGCCACCTGCACGATCTCGCGCACCGCCTTGGTCGCGAACCCTCGGCCATTGTGGCTGGCGCTTACCCAGTAGCCCATGGCGCAGGACTGGAACGGGCCGCGCACTATGCCGTTGAGGGTGATGCGGCCGATCACGCGGCCGGAGTCGTCGAGGATGACGTGGGGCAGCTTCGATCCCTGCTCGTGCTGCTGGAGGTCGGCTTGGATGACGGCGTGTTGGCCGTCTGCCGTGAAGTAGTCCTCGCTCCGGACCGGTTCCCATGGCGCGAGGAACTCACGGTTGACGCGGAGCAGCTCGGCCAGGGCCGGCGCATCCTCCGGGGTAACGAGTCGGGTGATGCTCACCCACCCATCGTCCCAGGCGGACATGTCCCCTTCCTCGCCAGGATGGACCGCAGGCCGAGGGCACGCCATGATCGTCTAGCCGGACGTGTCACCCACGTAACCACCACGGGCACAGATCCGGGCATCAGATCTCGCAGCCCCGAGTGATGGCGAGCAGAACCTGTGGCAGGTTGGCCAGGCCCGGACACGTGAACGCAGGAGAGGGGGACCATGGGCGCCTGGGGGCCTGGCCTGTTCTCCGACGACACGGCATGCGATGTGCGCGATGAATACCGGGACATGCTCGAAGACGGCGTGGACGACGACAAGGCCACCCAACGCATGCTCGACTCCTACGCCGACGTGCTCGACGACCCGGACGATGAACCGCCCCGGATCTTGTAGAGACTTCCCCGCTTGGGAAGGATCGAGAGATGACAGGAACGAAGCCGTACCCGCAGGAGCTGCGGGAGCGGGCGGTGCGGATGGTCGCGGAGGTGCGGCCGAACTACGAGTCGGACTGGGCGGCGATCACCGCGGTGGCGGTCCGGCTGGGGATCGGCACGGCCGAGACGTTGCGCAAGTGGGTCCGTCAGGCGCAGGTCGACGATGGGCAGCGGCCCGGAGTCACGACGGAGGAGTCGGCGGAGCTGAAGCGGCTGCGGCGGGAGAACGCCGAGCTGCGGCGGGCGAATGAGATTTTGAAGGCCGCGTCGGCTTTCTTCGCGGCCGAGCTCGACCGGCCTACGACACGCTCGTGAGATTCGTTGATGCCCATCGGGGCCGCTTCGGCGGAGTCGAGCCGATCTGCCGCGTGCTGCGCCAGCACGGGCTCAAGATCACCCCGAGCGGCTACTGGGCGGCCAAGAAGCGTCCGCCGTCGAAGCGACAGGTGCGCGATGCGCAGCTGACCGACCGCATCCGCGAGATCCACGTCGCGAACTACGGCGTCTACGGAGCCCGCAAGATCTGGCACGAGCTGCACCGCCGCGGTCACCCGACGGCCCGGTGCACGGTCGAGCGGTTGATGCGTGACGCCGGCTTGGCCGGCGTCGTCCGCGGCAAGAAGATCCGCACGACGATCGCCGACCCCGGGCATGAACGGGCCGCTGATCTGCTCAACCGGGACTTCACCGCCGCCCGGCCGAACCGGTGCTGGGTCGCGGACTTCACGCACATCGCCGCCTGGTCCGGCGTCGTCTACGTGGCGTTCGTCGTCGACGTCTACTCCCGGGCGATCGTCGGTTGGTCCGCGGCGACGAACAAGCGGACCCCGCTGGTCCTCGCTGCTCTGGACATGGGCCTGTGGCGCCGCGACCGCGCCGGGCAGCCCGTCGGCGCGGGCCTGGTGCATCACAGCGACGCCGGCAGTCAGTACACGTCGTTCCGGTTCACCACCCACCTGCTCGCCGCTGGCATCGACGCCTCCATCGGCAGCGTCGGCGACGCCCTCGACAACGCGCTGATGGAATCCACCATCGGCCTCTACAAGACCGAACTGATCAAACCGCGAGGGCCGTGGCGCAGCCTGGCCCAGGTCGAACTGGCCACCGCCGAATGGGTCGACTGGTACAACAACCAGCGCCTGCACTCAGCGACCGGGCACGTCCCACCCACCGAATACGAATCGATTTTCTACGCTCAACACCAGCCCCGCGAGGTGGTTGGAGCCAACAGCTGAGGTCTCCAGAGAACCCGGGGCGGTTCACGAGGAGACACCCGTCTGGCTGGCCTTGGCTGTCACCCAATCCAAGCTCGGACGCCCCCACCCCACGGTTCGCGACCGCGCCATCGCCGTCATCGACAGCGGAGCCGACCTGGCGAGATGGTCGGACCCCTCGGCTCCCGTGCCAACGGGCACGCAACGGGCACGCCGCGTCCCCCGCCTTGCAGAGGATCAAGACTCTTGCCGGCTGACGCCGATCACTGCGCTTCCCAGCAGATCCACCCCCGACCGGCGTGGCGGCTGTCGGCCAGGAAATGAGTCGCTTCGGAGGGCAACCGGCCCTACCTTCGCTCCCATGAAGCTGCTTTCCGTCAATGTGGGCAGGCCTCGACCCAATCCATGGAAGAAGCTCAGCGCGACAGGAATTGACAAGCGCCCCGTTGCCGGCCCGGTCGCCGTCGTCGCCCCCGGCCCGAAGGGCACCGGCGAAGTCGGTCTCGTCGGCGACCGTGTCTACGACGTGAAGCACCACGGCGGTCCCGACCAAGCTGTCTACGCCTACGCCCGCGAGGATCTCGACCGCTGGGAAACCGAGTTGGAGAGGCCGATTACGAACGGCAGCTTTGGGGAGAACCTGACGACCATCGACCTCGATGTCAACCGCGCGCTGATCGGCGAGCGTTGGCGGATCGGGGCGGATGTCGTCCTCGAGGTGTCATGCGCGCGGATCCCGTGTGCGACATTTCAGGGCTGGCTGCAACAGCAAGGCTGGATCAAGCGGTTCACGCAGGCCGCGTTGCCGGGTGCGTATCTGCGCGTGATCGAGGCAGGCCATATCCGCGCCGGCGACCGGGTCGAGATCGTGTACCGACCCACCCACCACGTGACCGTCGAGCTCGTCTTCCGCGCGATGACACTCGAACCGGAACTGTTGCCGCAGCTGTTGGCCGCCGAGGCACTGCCCAGGGAAGAAAGGGAACTGGCCCGCAGTCGGTGTCCCTGAGGAGCGCCGAGTTCGGGGCGGGCTCGCCTGCCAGGTCTTGTTGTCGGCGTACGGGTTGATGTGCACAGCCAGGTACATCGTGGTGACCCGGCGACCTGGGCGGATGGGGCGGACTGGCCGCCACGCTCCCCCCATCCCCCGGATAGGCGCCAAGGACTGCGCCGCCCGGTCGGGGTCAAGGGTGGCCGTAGGCCATCGGCGTGCCGACGCGCAGCGCCTCGGGCCGAGGGTGTGGCGGGCGACCTCGCGCGACCGGGACGGCAACGAGGTGATCGAGGAGTTCCCGAACCGCCGGATGGCGCGGGCTCGCGTCTCGCGCATGGCCCAGGGTGGGCTTCGGTTCCATGATCTGCGGCATTCGTACGCGACCTGGCTGGTGTCGGACGGCGTACCGATCAACGACGTGGCCCGGGTCATGGGGCACGAGCAGATCTCGACCACGCTGGACCGGTACACCCATGCCTTGGAGGCCGGCGCGGAGAAGGTCAGGGACTCGTTCACTGACTTTCCGCTGACTTTCGAGGCTGACGACGACGTAAGCGGCGATTAGCCCGCGGCCTGAGCCGATGGAACAGAGCTCCCGGGGCATGAAAAAGGCCAGGTGAGAGGTGATCTCACCTGGCCTTTTACCTCTGGTCGGGGTGGCCGGATTCGAACCGACGACCTCTTCGTCCCGAACGAAGCGCGCTACCAAGCTGCGCCACACCCCGAGGCGTGCCGACAAATAGTAGCCCACCCGGTCCGATGGTCAAACTCGGTACCCCCCCGCCCCCGGAGCGGGGTCGTTCAGCGCGGGATCAGGGTGAGGATGCTCGCCTCGGGCGGGCAGGCGAAGCGCACCGGCGCGGTCGGGTGGGTGCCCAGCCCGGCAGAGACGTGCAGCCAGGAGTCCGACCCGGGCCAGCGGTGCAGGCCGCGGGCCATCGAGCGGGGCAGCCCGCAGTTGGTCACGAGCGCGCCGTAGCCCGGGACGCAGACCTGGCCGCCGTGAGTGTGCCCGGCGAGCAGCAGCCCGAGGCCGTCCGCGGCCATCTGGTCGAGGACGGCCGGCTCGGGGGAGTGGGCCAGGGCGATGGCGAGTTCGGCAGAGGCGGACGCCGGGCCGGCCACCGCGGCGTAGTCGTCCCGCTCGATGTGCGGGTCGTCGACGCCGACCACCTCGACCTCCCGACCACCGGCCTTGAGGGTGGTCCGGGCGTTGTTCAGGTCCGCCCAGCCGGCACCGGTGAAGACGTCCCGGAGCTCCTCGTACGGCAGCGCCACGCCCTCGGTGTACTCCCGGCCGGGCAGAAAGTAGGTGAACGGGTTCTTCCAGACGGGCCCGGTGTAGTCGTTGGAGCCGAAGACGAAGGCACCGGGGAAATCGAGCAGCGGTTGCAGGGCCCGCAGCACGCCGGGGACGGCGTCGGGGTGGGCCATGTTGTCCCCGGTCACCACGACCAGGTCGGGGTCGAGGGCGGCCAGCGAGGCCACCCAGTCCTGCTTGCGCCGCTGGCCGGGCATCATGTGCAGGTCCGACAGGTGCAGCACGCGCAGCGGCTCGGCGTCGGCCGGGAGGACCGGCACGTCGTACCGGCGGAGGGTGAACATGTTGCGTTCGACGAGCGACGCGTACGCCAGGGTGGCCGTGCCCGCGGCGACGGTCCCGGCGGCGAGCCGGAATAGTGTGCGCTTTCGCATGGCGTTCAGGGTAGTTTGACCGTCCATGGGCACGCTGAAGGACCGCCTCACCACAGACATGCGCGCCGCCCTCAAGGCGCGCGACGAGCTGACCACCTCCACGCTGCGGATGGCCCTCGCGGCCGTCGGCAACGCCGAGGTCGCCGGCAAGGCCAAGCGCGAGCTCACCGACGACGAGGTGCTCGCGGTGCTGACCAAGGAGGCGAAGAAGCGGCGCGAGGCCGCCACCGCCTTCGCCGACGCCGGGCGCGCCGAGCAGGCCACCAAGGAGACCGCCGAGGGCGAGGTGCTGGAGCGCTACCTGCCGAAGCAGCTCTCCGACGAGGAGCTGGCCGAGCTGGTCGCGGGGGCGCTCGCCGCGGGCGGCTTCACCGGCAAGGCCCAGATGGGCCCGGCCATGAAGGCGGCCCAGGGCGCGGTGGCCGGCCGGG
The window above is part of the Micromonospora inositola genome. Proteins encoded here:
- a CDS encoding GNAT family N-acetyltransferase, which gives rise to MSITRLVTPEDAPALAELLRVNREFLAPWEPVRSEDYFTADGQHAVIQADLQQHEQGSKLPHVILDDSGRVIGRITLNGIVRGPFQSCAMGYWVSASHNGRGFATKAVREIVQVAFEQLGLHRVQAETLLHNAGSQRVLKRNGFVRFGMAPEYLNIAGRWQDHAMYQVVKTSAATG
- a CDS encoding DUF4259 domain-containing protein — protein: MGAWGPGLFSDDTACDVRDEYRDMLEDGVDDDKATQRMLDSYADVLDDPDDEPPRIL
- a CDS encoding IS3 family transposase (programmed frameshift), producing MTGTKPYPQELRERAVRMVAEVRPNYESDWAAITAVAVRLGIGTAETLRKWVRQAQVDDGQRPGVTTEESAELKRLRRENAELRRANEILKAASGFLRGRARPAYDTLVRFVDAHRGRFGGVEPICRVLRQHGLKITPSGYWAAKKRPPSKRQVRDAQLTDRIREIHVANYGVYGARKIWHELHRRGHPTARCTVERLMRDAGLAGVVRGKKIRTTIADPGHERAADLLNRDFTAARPNRCWVADFTHIAAWSGVVYVAFVVDVYSRAIVGWSAATNKRTPLVLAALDMGLWRRDRAGQPVGAGLVHHSDAGSQYTSFRFTTHLLAAGIDASIGSVGDALDNALMESTIGLYKTELIKPRGPWRSLAQVELATAEWVDWYNNQRLHSATGHVPPTEYESIFYAQHQPREVVGANS
- a CDS encoding MOSC domain-containing protein encodes the protein MKLLSVNVGRPRPNPWKKLSATGIDKRPVAGPVAVVAPGPKGTGEVGLVGDRVYDVKHHGGPDQAVYAYAREDLDRWETELERPITNGSFGENLTTIDLDVNRALIGERWRIGADVVLEVSCARIPCATFQGWLQQQGWIKRFTQAALPGAYLRVIEAGHIRAGDRVEIVYRPTHHVTVELVFRAMTLEPELLPQLLAAEALPREERELARSRCP
- a CDS encoding tyrosine-type recombinase/integrase, coding for MIEEFPNRRMARARVSRMAQGGLRFHDLRHSYATWLVSDGVPINDVARVMGHEQISTTLDRYTHALEAGAEKVRDSFTDFPLTFEADDDVSGD
- a CDS encoding metallophosphoesterase, whose translation is MRKRTLFRLAAGTVAAGTATLAYASLVERNMFTLRRYDVPVLPADAEPLRVLHLSDLHMMPGQRRKQDWVASLAALDPDLVVVTGDNMAHPDAVPGVLRALQPLLDFPGAFVFGSNDYTGPVWKNPFTYFLPGREYTEGVALPYEELRDVFTGAGWADLNNARTTLKAGGREVEVVGVDDPHIERDDYAAVAGPASASAELAIALAHSPEPAVLDQMAADGLGLLLAGHTHGGQVCVPGYGALVTNCGLPRSMARGLHRWPGSDSWLHVSAGLGTHPTAPVRFACPPEASILTLIPR
- a CDS encoding GatB/YqeY domain-containing protein, with protein sequence MGTLKDRLTTDMRAALKARDELTTSTLRMALAAVGNAEVAGKAKRELTDDEVLAVLTKEAKKRREAATAFADAGRAEQATKETAEGEVLERYLPKQLSDEELAELVAGALAAGGFTGKAQMGPAMKAAQGAVAGRAEGGRVAAEVRRQLGL